The Bacteroides fragilis NCTC 9343 genome includes the window TTTAAGCTAAAATGTATTTCATAATATACATGAAAAAATAAACCTTGAATTTATGATTTATTAAAAGATATTATTATCTTTGTCCCGTTATCTTCTTTTGCATTATAAATATGATGTGATTATTAACTTAATATTAGAAAATGTATTTTGATGCAAATTTATTGAAGTAAAGTACCAACAGAACTTTGCCTTTTCTATTTTTGAATTACTACTTTTTTCTTTTTGTTTAGACTGATCTTTTTTATATGTATTCCGACAAACGATTGCGGCAACCTGTCGACTCTCTCTGGCTATTTATATAGTGATTCAAAGTACGCTTGATATAAATAAGGAATACTGTTGTCATTGAGATGATAGACAATTGCTTTATATTTCGGGAGTAAGAATTGTCATTTTGTTGTAGGAGACTCTATTATCTATTAATAAATAATCAAATTCACTGTATTTTTTGTGGTTTCCCTCTTTTCTTTGCACACTTTTCGTGCTTTTATGCAGAAAATCTATATCTTTGCAACCTAATTTAACATTAAAAGGTATGAGTTACAATTTGTTGAAAGGAAAAAGAGGTATTATTTTCGGTGCATTAAACGAGCAGTCTATTGCCTGGAAAGTAGCCGAAAGAGCCGTTGAAGAAGGTGCTGTTATTACATTATCAAATACTCCTGTTGCTGTTCGCATGGGACAGGTTTCTGCTTTATCAGAAAAGCTCAATTGCGAAGTGATTGCTGCTGATGCCACCAACGTAGAAGATTTGGAGAACGTATTCAAACGCTCGATGGAAGTTTTGGGCGGACAAATTGATTTTGTATTGCACTCTATCGGTATGTCACCGAATGTTCGTAAGAAACGTACTTATGATGATCTCGATTATAATATGTTGAATACTACGCTGGATGTTTCAGCTGTTTCGTTCCATAAAATGATTCAGGCTGCCAAGAAGCAAAATGCAATTGCAGAATACGGTTCTATCGTGGCATTGAGTTATGTAGCTGCACAGCGTACTTTCTACGGATATAACGATATGGCGGATGCAAAAGCATTACTTGAATCTATTGCCCGCAGTTTTGGTTATATCTATGGTCGTGAGCACAACGTGCGTGTGAATACTATTTCCCAGTCGCCTACCTTTACAACTGCCGGTTCTGGTGTGAAGGGTATGGATAAACTGTATGACTTTGCTAATCGTATGTCTCCGCTCGGTAATGCTTCAGCCGACGAATGTGCTGATTACTGTATCGTAATGTTCTCCGATCTTACCCGTAAGGTAACTATGCAGAACCTGTTCCACGATGGAGGTTTTTCAAGTGTTGGTATGAGTCTGCGTGCAATGGCTACTTACGAAAAGGGGCTGGACGAATATAAAGACGAAAACGGTAATATCATTTACGGTTAAGGTAATGAAAATACGGAAAGACGATATTCTTCTTATTTTGCTGAGTCTGCTTTTCGCATCCTGCCGGGTGGGGAAAGCGGAACCTGTGGCGGACCCTATGGAAGAAGAGGGAATTTCCGTAGTCAGATATGATAAGCTGTTGGACGAATACGTTCGTTTCAACAGCTTTTCTGCTTTACAAAAAATGAACCTGGAGTATGCCTTGCCCACCAAATTGTTGATTGAAGATGTATTGGCTATTGGCCAGGTGAGCGATGACCATATTTTCCAGCGATTGAAAACTTTCTATTCGGATACAACCTTGGTCCGTCTTATAGAAGATGTGGAGGCCAAATACCCGGAATTGGAATCGGTTGAAAAAAATCTGACCAAAGGGTTTGGGAAATTACAAAAGGAGATTCCGGATATCATGATTCCTATGATATATACGCAGATCTCGGCATTCAATGAATCCATTGTTCTGTCTGACAGCGTGTTGGGTATTAGCCTTGACAAGTATATGGGTGAAGACTATCCGCTTTACAAGCGTTTCTATTACAACTATCAGCGGCGTACTATGCGTCCTGACCGGATCGTCCCCGATTGTTTGGTGTTCTATCTGATGAGCCAGTATCCTTTTCCGATGGATTACTCCCGTACATTACTCGATGTAATGATGCATTATGGTAAAATCAATTATGTGGTACAACATCTGTTGGACTATTCCTCATCGGAAGAAGCGTTGGGATATTCGGATTTAGAAAGGGAATGGTGTAAAGAGAACCAACAGCAGATGTGGAGATATATTCTTGAGCAAGATCATTTGCATGCTACGGATCCGATGGTGGTACGTCAATATACCCGTCCGGCTCCTTTCACTAACACTTTAGGCGAGAATGCGCCTTCGATGGTAGGTACCTGGATCGGTACGAAAATCATCACCTCATATATGAAACATCATAAGAAAACAACTTTACGGCAATTGCTTGAAATGAGCGACTATGAACGTATGTTCACGGAATCGCGTTTTAATCCGTAAAATTTCAACTATTAAATACCCTATTCATGGATACCGCTCTTTATCTTTTGCCCGTCACTTTGGGCGACACTCCGATCGAGTCTGTATTACCTTCTTATAATAAAGAAATTATTCAGGGCATCAAGCACTTCATTGTCGAAGATGTTCGCTCGGCCCGCCGCTTCCTGAAAAAGGTAGACCGTGAGATTGATATTGACTCACTCACTTTTTACCCGCTGAATAAACATACTTCTCCTGAAGATATTTCCGGTTATCTGAAACCGCTGGCAGGCGGTTTGTCCATGGGAGTGATTTCCGAAGCCGGTTGTCCTGCTGTAGCCGATCCGGGAGCTGACGTGGTGGCTATTGCACAACGTAAAAACCTGAAAGTAGTTCCGTTGGTAGGACCTTCGTCTATCATTCTTTCTGTGATGGGTTCGGGATTTAACGGGCAGAGTTTTGCCTTTCACGGCTATCTGCCTATAGAGCCGGGTGAGCGTGCAAAAAAAATAAAAGCTCTTGAGCAACGGGTATATGCCGAGCATCAGACACAGCTATTTATAGAAACACCTTATCGTAACAATAAGATGGTGGAGGATATTCTGCACAATTGTCGTCCGCAGACCCGCTTGTGTATTGCAGCGAATATCACTTGTGAGGGAGAATATATCCGTACTAAAACCATAAAAGAGTGGCAAGGAAAAGTACCCGACCTGACTAAGATACCTTGTATTTTTCTCTTATACCAATAACCTGTTTCAGGTGCTCGTATTCCAACTCGAAACACTCGCTGAAGAAGTGAGTACCTAAGTTGTGCTCTATTTGTTGGAAAGTCCATAACTTTCCTCCTTTGAATCGTGGATCGCAGAGAATGGAGTCGTCTTCCATATCGACAATGAACAGATAGACCAAACGATTGGTCTGTTCGTTTTCAAAATGATAGGAGATGGTAAATGTCGGTTTCAGATCAGAGGCCTTCGGAAAAGCATTGCTCAATAAGCGGTTGGCTCCCGCCGTCAGTGTCTCCCCGTATCGGAGATAACACTCCATCGGTATATCCACTTTGCCTTTATCGAGGATGCAGCTTTGCGGACGATTACAGAGGAACAACATGCCGTGGGTGGAAACAGCAATGCGTATCACCGGATTAATGTAGGCATTCTTATAGTTGATAGCTTCCACAGCCAGACTTTTTCCGATTACATCACCACGGGTATTGACGATGGGGACATATTCCGTATGCGCCATTACATGATTAAAGTAACGGATACCTATTTGATTGAGCAGGATGCTGAGAATAAATATAGTAGGCGGCAATACGTGATAAAGTACAAGTATGGAAGTCCGGGTGAGGGGATGTGCTACCAAAACCGTCAGGCTGATGACAGCAAAATGGAGAATACCTAAAATCAGTACGACCCGTGCGGATACAATGGCAGATTCTGCTCCTTGAGCAAACAACCGCCGGTTGCATTGGGCATTTTGACGCAGGTAGTGGCTGATGAACTTCCTCCTGTGCAGGAATAGAATAACCATCGGAATCAGTATGCTG containing:
- a CDS encoding SAM-dependent methyltransferase, with product MDTALYLLPVTLGDTPIESVLPSYNKEIIQGIKHFIVEDVRSARRFLKKVDREIDIDSLTFYPLNKHTSPEDISGYLKPLAGGLSMGVISEAGCPAVADPGADVVAIAQRKNLKVVPLVGPSSIILSVMGSGFNGQSFAFHGYLPIEPGERAKKIKALEQRVYAEHQTQLFIETPYRNNKMVEDILHNCRPQTRLCIAANITCEGEYIRTKTIKEWQGKVPDLTKIPCIFLLYQ
- the gldB gene encoding gliding motility lipoprotein GldB codes for the protein MKIRKDDILLILLSLLFASCRVGKAEPVADPMEEEGISVVRYDKLLDEYVRFNSFSALQKMNLEYALPTKLLIEDVLAIGQVSDDHIFQRLKTFYSDTTLVRLIEDVEAKYPELESVEKNLTKGFGKLQKEIPDIMIPMIYTQISAFNESIVLSDSVLGISLDKYMGEDYPLYKRFYYNYQRRTMRPDRIVPDCLVFYLMSQYPFPMDYSRTLLDVMMHYGKINYVVQHLLDYSSSEEALGYSDLEREWCKENQQQMWRYILEQDHLHATDPMVVRQYTRPAPFTNTLGENAPSMVGTWIGTKIITSYMKHHKKTTLRQLLEMSDYERMFTESRFNP
- a CDS encoding enoyl-ACP reductase FabI codes for the protein MSYNLLKGKRGIIFGALNEQSIAWKVAERAVEEGAVITLSNTPVAVRMGQVSALSEKLNCEVIAADATNVEDLENVFKRSMEVLGGQIDFVLHSIGMSPNVRKKRTYDDLDYNMLNTTLDVSAVSFHKMIQAAKKQNAIAEYGSIVALSYVAAQRTFYGYNDMADAKALLESIARSFGYIYGREHNVRVNTISQSPTFTTAGSGVKGMDKLYDFANRMSPLGNASADECADYCIVMFSDLTRKVTMQNLFHDGGFSSVGMSLRAMATYEKGLDEYKDENGNIIYG